The sequence TTCAGAAAAGCCAAAATACAGCATGCTCCCGCTTCTCACAGGAACGTTTAAAATCTCGCTGATAGCGCTCATCGTCTCGTCGCCTATCGCAATCCTCGCCGCCATCTTCACCTCCCAGTTCGCCAGGGGATTCTACAGGGAAGCCATCAAGCCTTTCATCGAGATCCTTGCCGGGCTTCCTTCCGTGGTCATCGGCTTCTTCGCGCTGACTGCTCTTGCAAGCCTTGTCCAGGATCTGACCGGCTCCACGTACAGATTGAACGCCTTCGTGGGAGGAGTGGGGGTCTCCTTTGCCATGATTCCCATCATCTTCACAATCGCCGAGGATGCCATCAACTCCGTTCCGAGGGCAATGAAAGATGCCAGTCTGGCCCTCGGCGCCAGACCCTACCAGACGATCCTGAGGGTTATCCTTCCGGCAGCCTTTCCCGGTATTGCTGCATCAATCCTTCTCGGCTTCGGCAGAGCCGTTGGAGAAACGATGATATGCCTCATGGCAACCGGGAATGCAGCCATTATCTCCCTGAATCCCTTCGACTCCACAAGAACTCTATCAGCCACAATTGGAGCGGAAATGGCCGAAGTGGTCTTCGGTGGCCCCCATTACCGGGTCCTCTTCCTGATCGGCTCTATACTCTTTATCATAACCTTTGGCCTTAATTTTCTTTCCTCTTTCTATATCGCCAGACTTAGCAAAAAACTTAAAGGGAAATAACAGATGGTCCAGGGAAAATCGATAGATATCACCGTCAAGATCCTGACAGGGTTTTGCTTTCTCATCATTGCCGCTATCATCATCGTCGTCATGAGTAACATCATCACAGGGGGGTGGGCTCAATTGAGCTGGGAGTTCATCTTTCAACCTCCCAGAAAGGGAATGACTGCAGGAGGAATCTTCCCCGCCATCTTCGGCACATTCGCACTCGTCCTGATAATGACCATTTTCGTTCTTCCCATAGGAATCATAACAGCCATCTTCATGAACGAGTATTCCTCGGGGTTTCCCCGGCTTAGCGGCGTCATCAGGGTAGCCGTCAATAACCTGTCAGGAGTCCCTTCCATCGTCTTCGGGTTGTTCGGACTGGGCTTTTTTGTCCAGTTCGTCGGATGGGGTGCGGACTGGATCCTGGGGCATGAGATGAAGTGGAGCCAGCCATGTCTCCTGTGGGCTTCCATGACGATGGCTCTCCTCACCCTGCCGGTCGTCATCGTCTCCACCGAGGAAGCGCTGAGGAGCATTCCAAAGGAACACAGGGAGGGAAGCTTAGCGCTTGGCTCTACGAAGTGGCAGATGATACGCCACATAGTCATTCCGCAGGCCCTGCCAGGGATTTTGACAGGAGCGATCCTTAGCGTCAGCCGCGGAGCAGGAGAGGTCACCCCTATCCTCTTCACGGGAGCCGCCTATTTTCTTCCCAGGCTTCCCTCTTCCTTGAGCGATCAGTTCATGGAGCTCGGTT is a genomic window of Acidobacteriota bacterium containing:
- the pstC gene encoding phosphate ABC transporter permease subunit PstC produces the protein MEKKVMKRAKEVFLFRRKLVEFFIEKGIAVVSMTAIFAIILIFVFTFKETIPLLYDREARKEVSLENLFINKIWQPVSEKPKYSMLPLLTGTFKISLIALIVSSPIAILAAIFTSQFARGFYREAIKPFIEILAGLPSVVIGFFALTALASLVQDLTGSTYRLNAFVGGVGVSFAMIPIIFTIAEDAINSVPRAMKDASLALGARPYQTILRVILPAAFPGIAASILLGFGRAVGETMICLMATGNAAIISLNPFDSTRTLSATIGAEMAEVVFGGPHYRVLFLIGSILFIITFGLNFLSSFYIARLSKKLKGK
- the pstA gene encoding phosphate ABC transporter permease PstA, which translates into the protein MVQGKSIDITVKILTGFCFLIIAAIIIVVMSNIITGGWAQLSWEFIFQPPRKGMTAGGIFPAIFGTFALVLIMTIFVLPIGIITAIFMNEYSSGFPRLSGVIRVAVNNLSGVPSIVFGLFGLGFFVQFVGWGADWILGHEMKWSQPCLLWASMTMALLTLPVVIVSTEEALRSIPKEHREGSLALGSTKWQMIRHIVIPQALPGILTGAILSVSRGAGEVTPILFTGAAYFLPRLPSSLSDQFMELGYHIYIMSTQSVDVDATLPIQYATTLILLLLTFTLNFSAIFLRAHIRRKRGALK